Proteins encoded by one window of Glycine soja cultivar W05 chromosome 15, ASM419377v2, whole genome shotgun sequence:
- the LOC114387507 gene encoding beta-glucosidase 12-like, whose translation MAYKAFFLLGLFLSTLASVTFAEAVAAILDVSSLNRSSFPQGFIFGTASAAYQYEGAAKEDGKGASIWDTFTHKYPDKIQDRSNGDIAVDQYHRYKEDVQIMKYMNLDAYRFSISWSRILPKGKLSGGINQEGVKYYNNLINELLANGLQPFVTLFHWDLPQTLEDEYGGFLSPRIINDFQDYTELCFKEFGDRVKHWITINEPWSYSIFGYATGMMPPSRCSKWLNPNCMDGDSGKEPYLVSHHLLLAHAAVVKMYKKKYQASQKGVIGITIVSNWFEAYSNNKLDKYAAQRAIDFMFGWFMEPLTSGNYPQSMRSLLGRRLPKFTKQQVKLINGSFDFLGLNYYTSNYVVNAPKLSNGKPNYATDSNANLTTQRNGTPIGPMAASNWLYVYPKGIRELLLYTKEKYNNPLIYITENGIDEFNDPTLSLEEALLDSFRIDYHYRHLFYLHSAIRDGVNVKGYFAWSLLDNFEWNNGYKVRFGINFVDYKNGLKRYQKLSAKWFKNFLKKY comes from the exons ATGGCATACAAGGCGTTTTTTCTCCTCGGCCTCTTTCTTAGCACATTAGCATCAGTTACTTTTGCGGAAGCTGTTGCAGCTATTCTGGATGTTTCTTCACTCAATCGAAGCAGCTTCCCACAAGGCTTCATTTTTGGGACAGCATCCGCGGCGTACCAG TATGAAGGTGCAGCAAAAGAAGACGGTAAAGGAGCCAGTATATGGGATACTTTCACCCACAAATATCCAg ATAAAATACAAGATAGAAGCAATGGAGATATCGCAGTTGATCAATATCACCGTTACAAG GAAGATGTTCAAATCATGAAATATATGAATTTGGATGCATACAGGTTCTCCATCTCTTGGTCTAGAATCCTCCCAA AAGGAAAGCTTAGTGGAGGTATAAACCAAGAAGGAGTCAAATACTACAACAACCTTATCAATGAACTGCTAGCTAATG GTCTACAACCATTTGTGACCCTTTTTCATTGGGATCTTCCCCAGACTTTGGAAGACGAGTATGGCGGCTTCCTAAGCCCTCGCATTAT AAATGATTTCCAAGACTATACAGAACTTTGTTTCAAAGAATTTGGAGATAGGGTGAAGCATTGGATTACTATAAATGAGCCATGGAGTTATAGCATATTTGGTTATGCAACTGGGATGATGCCGCCAAGTCGATGCTCTAAATGGCTAAATCCAAATTGCATGGATGGTGATTCAGGGAAAGAGCCTTATTTAGTTTCACATCATTTACTTCTTGCTCATGCAGCAGTTGTCAAAATGTACAAGAAAAAGTATCAG GCATCTCAAAAAGGAGTGATAGGCATAACCATAGTGTCTAATTGGTTTGAGGCATATTCAAATAACAAATTAGATAAATATGCTGCCCAACGAGCAATTGATTTCATGTTTGGATG GTTTATGGAACCATTGACATCAGGAAATTATCCACAAAGTATGCGTTCTCTACTTGGTAGACGATTGCCAAAGTTCACTAAACAACAAGTCAAGCTTATCAATGGCTCATTTGATTTTCTTGGCCTAAACTATTATACCTCTAACTATGTTGTCAATGCACCTAAGTTAAGCAATGGCAAACCTAATTACGCTACAGATTCTAATGCCAATCTTACAA CTCAACGCAACGGGACTCCTATAGGTCCAATG GCGGCTTCAAATTGGTTATATGTGTATCCCAAAGGAATTAGAGAATTGTTGCTCTATACCAAAGAAAAGTACAACAATCCTTTAATTTATATCACTGAAAATG GCATTGATGAGTTCAATGATCCAACCTTGTCCCTTGAGGAAGCCCTTTTAGATTCTTTTAGAATAGACTATCATTATCGTCATCTCTTTTATCTTCATTCAGCAATTAg GGATGGCGTAAACGTAAAAGGATATTTTGCATGGTCATTGCTGGACAACTTTGAATGGAACAATGGCTATAAAGTGCGATTTGGAATAAACTTTGTAGATTACAAAAATGGTTTGAAGCGATATCAAAAGCTCTCAGCAAAATGGTtcaaaaattttcttaaaaaatattag
- the LOC114387770 gene encoding probable E3 ubiquitin-protein ligase ARI7, which produces MDSEDDMHDANDVESLDDDFYSGETEDPPMDYYSDYDDNADDYFDDADDSDRIESRRPEQNFTILRELDIRQRQEDDIARVAAVLSIPRVSASILLRHYNWSVSKVHDAWFADEDQVRKTVGLLEKPVFQNSNTRELTCGICFEMYPRARVESTACGHPYCYSCWAGYFSTSINDGPGCLVLRCPDPSCGAAVGQDMINLLASDEDKQKYDRYLLRSYIEDNKKTKWCPAPGCEYAVTFDAGSGNYDVSCLCSYSFCWNCTEEAHRPVDCGTVSKWILKNSAESENMNWILANSKPCPKCKRPIEKNQGCMHMTCTPPCKFEFCWLCLGAWSDHGERTGGFYACNRYEAAKQEGVYDETERRREMAKNSLERYTHYYERWASNQSSRQKALADLHQMQTVHIEKLSDTQCQPESQLKFITEAWLQIVECRRVLKWTYSYGYYLPEHEHAKKQFFEYLQGEAESGLERLHQCAEKELQLFLNADGPSKDFNDFRTKLAGLTSVTRNYFENLVRALENGLVDVDSNGAASSKATSSKNAAGSSKGRGGRGKATIRTISSRMTDDNHWSCEHCTYANVKSATTCQMCNQQRR; this is translated from the exons ATGGATTCCGAGGACGATATGCACGACGCCAACGATGTGGAGTCCCTCGACGACGATTTCTACAGTGGCGAGACCGAGGACCCTCCCATGGATTACTACAGTGACTACGACGACAACGCCGACGATTACTTCGACGACGCCGACGATTCTGACCGGATTGAGTCTCGCCGCCCCGAG CAAAACTTTACCATATTGAGGGAACTGGATATCCGGCAAAGGCAGGAAGACGACATAGCTAGAGTAGCGGCAGTTCTTTCCATACCTCGGGTTTCTGCGAGCATCCTACTTCGTCACTACAACTG GAGTGTTAGTAAGGTGCATGATGCTTGGTTTGCTGATGAAGATCAAGTCCGAAAAACAGTTGGTTTGTTGGAGAAGCCAGTTTTCCAGAATTCTAATACTAGAGAG CTTACTTGTGGCATCTGTTTTGAAATGTATCCTCGTGCACGGGTTGAATCTACTGCTTGTGGCCACCCTTACTGCTATTCATGCTGGGCAG GATATTTTAGCACATCAATTAATGATGGTCCGGGATGTTTGGTGCTGAGATGTCCTGATCCCTCTTGTGGTGCTGCTGTTGGTCAAGATATGATTAATCTTTTAGCATCTGATGAAGATAAACAGAAGTATGACCGTTATCTTCTCAGATCTTATATTGAAGACAACAAGAAG ACCAAGTGGTGTCCTGCTCCAGGTTGTGAATATGCAGTTACTTTTGATGCTGGCAGTGGAAATTATGATGTATCTTGCCTCTGTTCATATAGCTTTTGCTGGAAC TGCACAGAGGAGGCTCACCGTCCAGTGGACTGTGGCACTGTGTCAAagtggattttgaaaaatagtgcAGAATCTGAAAACATGAACtg GATACTTGCTAACTCAAAGCCATGTCCCAAGTGCAAGCGACCAATTGAAAAAAACCAAGGGTGCATGCATATGACATGTACTCCTCCTTGTAAATTTGAGTTTTGctg GCTATGCCTTGGTGCATGGTCGGACCATGGTGAAAGGACTGGTGGATTTTATGCTTGCAATCGTTATGAAGCAGCTAAACAAGAGGGAGTG TATGATGAAActgaaagaagaagagaaatggCAAAGAATTCGTTGGAGAGATACACACATTATTATGAGCGGTGGGCCAGCAACCAATCT TCGAGGCAAAAAGCTCTTGCAGATCTACACCAAATGCAAACTGTTCAT ATTGAGAAGCTTAGTGACACACAGTGCCAGCCTGAATCACAGCTTAAGTTCATAACGGAGGCCTGGTTACAg ATAGTTGAATGCAGGAGGGTGCTGAAATGGACATATTCATATGGGTACTATTTACCTGAGCATGAGCATGCTAAAAAACAGTTCTTTGAGTACTTACAAG GTGAGGCAGAATCTGGTTTGGAGAGACTTCATCAATGTGCTGAAAAGGAACTACAGCTATTCCTGAATGCTGATGGCCCATCTAAAGATTTCAATGACTTTCGAACCAAACTAGCTGGATTGACCAG TGTAACTAGAAACTACTTTGAGAATTTGGTGAGGGCATTAGAGAATGGTTTAGTTGATGTGGATAGTAATGGAGCTGCTTCCAGCAAAGCAACGAGCTCAAAAAATGCTGCAGGGAGCAGCAAGGggagaggaggaagaggaaaagCGACTATTCGAACTATATCCAGCAGAATGACTGATGATAATCATTGGTCTTGTGAGCACTGTACCTATGCCAATGTTAAGTCTGCCACCACATGTCAAATGTGCAATCAACAGCGTCGATGA
- the LOC114385759 gene encoding uncharacterized protein LOC114385759 — protein MGRGRGKGKKLTVTNFEDPASGEDEKVPTQKRRGRPQKPLKDDFDEEEVEKIEDDSDNVKNGVSNKEMKSPTATENGRKRKRNSQVKEKLDSVEEENGIGNGSNTTDELTKTNGFRHNGSRRKSTPRRAAEAGVQCK, from the coding sequence ATGGGTAGAGGTAGAGGAAAGGGTAAAAAACTAACTGTTACCAATTTTGAGGATCCTGCAAGTGGTGAGGATGAAAAAGTTCCCACGCAAAAGAGAAGAGGGAGGCCACAAAAACCACTAAAGGATGACTTTGATGAAGAAGAGGTAGAGAAAATAGAAGATGACAGTGACAATGTTAAGAATGGAGTCTCTAACAAAGAGATGAAAAGTCCCACTGCAACAGAAAATGGAAGGAAAAGAAAGCGAAACTCACAGGTAAAAGAGAAATTAGACTCAGTTGAGGAAGAAAATGGCATTGGCAATGGATCAAACACCACTGATGAGTTGACAAAGACCAATGGTTTTAGGCATAATGGAAGCAGGCGCAAAAGCACGCCCCGTCGAGCTGCTGAAGCAGGTGTTCAGTGCAAGTAA